In Rhodothermales bacterium, the genomic window TCGGCGCGACGCTCTACGCCGCGCTCCTCGCCGTCACCTGAGCCCTGCCCGTTCCGCGTGCCGAACGCTGTGGATCGAACGCCGCGCGGGCTCGCGCGTTCTGCTTCTTCTCTCACCTCTCCCCTCCCATGTTCGACACCGCGAACGAAGACCTCGTCATCCTCGCCGAGATCGCCCTCGCCCTCGTATGCGGCGGCGCGATCGGGCTCGAACGCGAGCTCGCCGGCAAGTGGGCCGGCCTCCGCACGAACATGCTCGTCTGCTTCGGCGCCGCCCTCTTCGTGAAGACGAGCCAGATCATCGTGCTCACGACGGTCCCGCTCTGGGAGAGCTCCGGCCTCTCCGACTCCGCCTTCAGCGCCGACCCCGTCCGCATCGTGCAGGCCATCGTCGTCGGCGTCTCGTTCGTCGGTGCGGGGGCCGTCTTCCGCGACCCGGACAAGAACGTCGCGCGCGGGATGACGACGGCGGCGACGCTCCTCGTCGTCGCGCCCATCGGGATCGCCGTGGCCGAGGGGCGCTACCTCCTCGCCGTCGGCGCGACGGTCCTCGTCATCCTCGTCCTCCGCGTGCTCGACTGGGTCGAAGAGCGCTTCATTCCCGACCGCACCGACGCCTCGTGATCCCCATCCCCGACACCGACGACGCCCTGCTCGCCGAGTGCGACGTGGACACGTTCCGCTCCGGCGGGAAGGGCGGCCAGCACGCGAACAAGACGGAGTCCGCCGTCCGGCTCCGCCACCGCCCGAGCGGCCTCGTCGTGACGAGCCAGCAGGAGCGGAGCCAGCACCGGAACAAGCAGATCGCGCTCGACGAGCTCCGCCTCCGCCTCGTGCGGCTGAACTTCAAGCCGCCCCGCCGCGTCAAAACCAAGCCGACGAAAGCGTCGAAACGCCGTCGGGTCGAGGCCAAGCGCAAGCGCTCGGAGAAGAAAAAGCTCCGCCGCCCGCCCCGTCTCGGCGACTGATTCCCCTCTCCCCTCATCCGATTCTGTCATGGCGAAGAACCACGGACCGAGCGTCAAAAAAGACGACACCTACGAAGAACTCCGCGATAAGGGCTACTCCAAAGAGAAGTCCGCCCGCATCGCGAACGCGCAGGCGAACGGCGGGCAGCACCCGTCGAAGAAGGGCGGCCACGCGAAAAAGTACGAGGATCGCACGAAGGACGAACTCTACGAGCAGGCGAAGCAGGTTGGCATCGAGGGCCGCTCGAAGATGAGCAAGAGCGAGCTGATCGACGCGCTCCGCAACCACTGAGTGATCGCGGAGTGTTCCGGTGGGGGCGGGAGGTGGTAGGTTTGGCTTCTCCCAACGCCCCTGCCGATGAAGCGCTCGCTCGTCCTCGTCCTCCTTGCCGTCGCCCTCGCGACGGCGGCCACGGCCCAACCGGACCGGCCCTTACGCCCGGTCCCCCTCGTCGCTGGGCAACCCGATACCGTCCTCGTCGCCGATCTCTTCCCGGACTCCGACGGTCTTTCGTTCGGGGCGAGCGACGAGGTCGAGGCGCGCTACGATGCCGCAGTGGGCACGCTCGCCCTCACGGCGCGGAGCGACTTCGAAGGGCTCGCGCTCGTCCCGTTCCGCCAGCGCGGCGAGG contains:
- a CDS encoding MgtC/SapB family protein, with product MFDTANEDLVILAEIALALVCGGAIGLERELAGKWAGLRTNMLVCFGAALFVKTSQIIVLTTVPLWESSGLSDSAFSADPVRIVQAIVVGVSFVGAGAVFRDPDKNVARGMTTAATLLVVAPIGIAVAEGRYLLAVGATVLVILVLRVLDWVEERFIPDRTDAS
- a CDS encoding Rho termination factor N-terminal domain-containing protein, whose product is MAKNHGPSVKKDDTYEELRDKGYSKEKSARIANAQANGGQHPSKKGGHAKKYEDRTKDELYEQAKQVGIEGRSKMSKSELIDALRNH
- a CDS encoding peptide chain release factor-like protein, encoding MIPIPDTDDALLAECDVDTFRSGGKGGQHANKTESAVRLRHRPSGLVVTSQQERSQHRNKQIALDELRLRLVRLNFKPPRRVKTKPTKASKRRRVEAKRKRSEKKKLRRPPRLGD